The Actinomycetota bacterium genome has a window encoding:
- a CDS encoding cbb3-type cytochrome c oxidase subunit II, producing MRARSRFGPSRRVGLLLAGSVLLALLGVFVTVVLPASEARGRPADRRRPAPLEARGARVYRSEGCWYCHTQQVRDARIDRIYGQRQRRGDVAVDQGVPGTERVGPDLSRVGDRIAAAEMKGRLTGRGGHSFGHLSDRELDALSAYLLSLK from the coding sequence ATGCGCGCGCGAAGCCGCTTCGGACCGTCGCGACGAGTGGGACTGCTGCTCGCCGGGTCGGTTCTGCTCGCGCTGCTGGGGGTCTTCGTCACCGTGGTTCTGCCGGCGTCGGAGGCCAGAGGCCGGCCCGCCGACCGGCGCAGGCCGGCGCCGCTGGAGGCCCGGGGGGCCCGGGTCTACCGCTCGGAGGGGTGCTGGTACTGCCACACGCAGCAGGTGCGCGACGCCCGAATCGACCGCATCTACGGCCAGCGGCAGCGCAGAGGAGACGTGGCCGTCGACCAGGGGGTGCCGGGAACGGAGCGGGTCGGACCCGACCTGTCGCGCGTGGGCGACCGGATCGCGGCCGCCGAGATGAAGGGCCGGCTGACCGGCCGGGGGGGCCACTCCTTCGGCCACCTTTCGGACCGCGAGCTCGACGCCCTGTCCGCCTACCTGCTGTCGCTGAAGTGA